The genomic stretch TTTGCTCAACACTGAACTCTGACACAGTGACACAGTCTGTCCTCCTTAATTGAACATAGGGACAGCAGAGCCCCAGTaaacacagaggagagcagCAGCTGGGTTGACCTcatgtaaacacaaacagaaaccaAAGCGACAACCTATAGACCTACAACATTCAAAAGTGTTTAAGATAAAGCCAACCAGGTACATGAAGGCCATACAACCTACAGTAAAAAGAACATAAGCACAGAGATAACCAACATTCCATATAATATACTGTTCACAAAACACAGAAGGAACAAAGTGTTCATTTATACAAGAATCCCCTTGATTCTGCATATGACTTAACattaacaaaaactaaaagGAGTACTTGACTTACTAAAATGAGTTACTAAATGGATTAACCTACCGGTTATAACGGAGCAATTCTAAAAGTATTAAATCTTTGCCTATTACTACAAGCAAACACGAAGCAGATCAGCTCAGAGGCTGAAAGTCACTTTTCTTACATAACATCAATCTTTACATTATTCTTCAGTCATCAACAATCATCAACAATCTTTTGCTGTATGATGTATTTATACACGCAGCGGTACAATCTAATCTTGATAACCAGTAGGATTTATAAAAAGTAGTTTGAATAATCCATCGATAAAGCGATGATCCATTAAAATGATCATTCATTGAGCCTCGCACCGCGCCgccaaaagaaaaaacactgcGGCTCAGTCCATTAGACTCCACTTCAGAATAATGGAGTCCACAAACACCAGCAAAAGCAACATTCAAGTTTTACtcaacattttataaacaatcATTAACAATCGGCAGTCAACGTTTCTTTAATTGTGTCCGTGCTGAGCTAGCGGCATGTGAAGGACCACACTTCATACAGCATTATTACTGTACTGTTGTTGGCAACATAGGGCTGGCAGTAGCGAAGCTACGCAAATTAGCCGCTGGTAGCCTCCAAGCTAGCGAGTCCTCAATGCATTGTGCTAGATATATGCTAACTGAAGCTAACGCTAGCATGTAGCCTAGCCGCAGCCATCAGTGACAGAGGGCGgacacacacagcagcagcacactCAAATGATTTGACCCGTCAGAGGCGCGTTCAAAATCACATGTGGATGAATAAATAGCAAATATTTTATAGATGTCAAAACCTGAGATGCAGGTTTAAAAACAGCTAGCATCTTTTAGCCGCTGTACCGGGAGAAGCAGCGCTGTGAGCCCTGACGGCTGCGGGACAGAGGCGGCGGGCTGTGCTCCTCCACTCAGCCCCGAGAACATGAACAAAACATCCCACACTACACCTGCTCTCCTGCCTCTGTGCCAAGCCTTACTGTGCTCAATAGAAAATACAGGTTTATAAATGCATTGTCTTGCCTGTAACGGTGAACTGTGATCAGTCGTGTCTCTTCTGCAGCTCTTCCCCCTCCTGCTCCAAAATGGCGCCAATATGAGCGGCTCCAGACCCCACAGGagcagcgttcatctgtgagGGAACAGCGACCCCTACAGGCTCTATCTGCGGGGGAACAGCGACCCCTACAGGGTCCCTCTGTCCGGACAACAGGCCTGTAATCACCGTCACACACGAGATGAGAAGAGTCAGCCACATGGGAGAAGAGTCGGGAAAATGATTGAATCAAATCAATCTTAGGCCTATGTCAGTTCTAAAGACAAAACAGACTAATGGCTGTTTGTTGAATGAAATAATGTAAGTTGGCTGTCTATTTTCATAATCTTAGGCTGTATGTTTTtagcgtgtgtgtatatgtttgccATATATTCCTTTAAGGCAGGAGGTAAACTGTCTGGTCACAGTTCGTATGTTTTATAAAGCTCTTTAAAATGTCGTTGCTGAAATGTCCCCGCCTCTGTCGTACTGTAGGGGGCGTTCTAACACCGCGTTTTGAGACCCTCCTGTTTTCAATCACGCAATCAGCTGCAGCCCTGTGGCCTGGTGCCCTGATAAACACAGGGTGGTCTAAGTGTGCTTTCATGGCTGGAGGATGGAGGGGTTCATATCTACGTTTCCGCCCTTCGGCTTCTGCGGAGTCCCGAGCCCTAGCAGTGCATGGGGCAAAAGAGAGGGCCGCCTCATTACTCCTCATGGCCTCAACTACCTGGAACTCTGCAAAGCTCTCCTGTCCCAAGCCAGTCCCCCCGTCCACCCACAGCACAAAAATGCCAACACCAAAGACTGTGGCGTCCAGGTGAACGCTAAAGTGCACAAACTCATCCAGTGCTCGCTTGGTCCCAAGACCCTGTTCTGTGAGGACACAGAGGGCCCACTGTCCCCCAGGCCATTCAGGAGCCCTGATGTTTTACTTGCTGACGGGAGTCCTCACCTGCGCTTTTTGCGGCCCATGTCCATCTACTCCCCGATGTTTGACCGCCGGCTCTTCCTCAAACAGCTCAATGGGGGAGGAGACCGTGAGCTGGACACGACTGAGCTCGAGGGCAGCGTGACCGAGGACCACAGCGAGCCGGACATGAGGCTTCACTTGGCCTCCAAAGGCCCCAGCTTGCAGGTACGTCTGTACTAACAAGGAGACTATTGGAACAATGGCCTCTTGTCTTCTGACTTGTTCAATGTGTAAGAACTAAGACCGTTAGAGGAAAGCCATGAATTGGGACCAATTAAGGTTTTCTTGTTGCTGATCCCCAACACCATGTGAACACTGGCAAGAGTACCATTTCAACCGGATCTATTTACAAAACCatacttttttcagtttctgGAGCAGAAATATGGCTTTTTCCACTGTAAAAAGTGCAATGTCCGGTGGGAGAGTGCTTATGTGTGGTGCATCTCTGGAACCAGTAAGGTAAGGTCCCCTTGTGAAGGCCAGAACAATTTAAAGCAGATTGCCTCAATTGGCAAAAACTAATTGGTTTCATCATTAGGTGTATTTCAAGCAACTCTGCCGGAAGTGCCAGGTGGGGTTCAACCCCTACAGAGTGGAGTCGATCCTCTGCAAGGTAAACTCACACCAGACTTGCACAGCACTGTTTTTGATCTATATCCTTGTGTATCTGTAGGGCTGTGCTCAGACTTCCTGCATATGTGAAAGAAAGCAGAGGCACATCAACATGAAGAGGCCTCATCGCCAGGACCTGTGCTGTCGTTGTAAAGGCATGAGGCTCTCCTGCGATGCCACCTACAGCTTCAAATACATCGTCTGAACTGATTGAACACTCCTACCCCTGAACACTGAAAGGCACTTTAAATCTGGCAGAGGATGCACCCTCCTGTCAGCACTCATAGCATATGGAAGTTGCCTCTACTAATGGACTAAAGTTATTCAACTATTCCCCAACCAGCGAGTATCTGAATCTGCCTGTTTTTTATTGGATGCAACTTTGTTGTGCAGCTTTTCCCCCCCAAAATAGCttgttaaaagtatttttgtatttaaaaaaaaataaaataacttctgCATCCCAAATATTGTTGCTGAATTTCAAGAGTGCACACTAgggtttgagttttttttgtttttttatcattatgttGAGGTTTTCCTTCATTTGTAATGATTGAGGAATCTGACTATCACTGTCAAAACAATGGCAGAAGTTTCTACTATGAATACAAGCAGCATTCACATTTAGTCTTGATATGTCTTTACTTGGACACAGACGTGTACAGAGCATCAACTCAAAAAGAACTTCACAAAGGCTGTAAAAGTATTTACAAggtgaaaaaaatcaactacAGTCTTCAtctaaaaagctttaaaatgtgcaatttcTGATTTTGGCATGCAAACACGTTCTCCCACACACAACTCACTGGAGCTTACAGCTCCCTTCAGTACCAGCATACAGACAATATCTTTCAGATAAAACCGTCTTGTAATAAATAGTCCAAACACTCCATACAGTACACTGAAGATGCATGCATGGCAGTTTCAGTTAGAAAACTCAAATGGGCAAATGGTGCCTGTTTGGATATAAATAATATCTAATACAGCAAAAGGACATTAAATTGCTAGATGGTGGTTACAGAAACAGCTGACTGCAGTGTTCAGTGTGGGGCTTCAGTAGACTGTTCTGAACTCAATGTCTGCTGAATGTCAGCATTTCCCTTAATGTGGAtctacacaccacacacatatatgctACATGACAGTGGAAACATGAACTATGTGTTACAGTGAGAAATGTACAGTGTCACTAATGATAATGCTACAACAGAGGACCGCACACAATATGATCTGTTACAGTAGTTGAAGACAGCAGTTTACCAATACATGATATAGTACAAACAGCATTTAGAAATCACTCCAATAGTCCGTACAGCTTTTCTCAAACCAGTCTTTCAGTCAGAGTTATACTGGGAGCAGATCTTATTCAGTAGAAAGTGTTCAGCTGGGTCATGCATTGCACAAATTCCTCTAATCAAGGTCCTATTCAAACAGTAGCAGGTGAGACGGGATACTTCCTGctttcatcttttttcttttatattaccaacAAAATCAGTATGAAATTCACTTTTAACATTAATTCATATAGCAAAAGTCCATTTAGTGCAATCTCAAAAATCGACCTGTCTCCACAGGTAGTTTCTTTACCATAAATTGTGTCTCCTTGCCATCCTTGTTGTCGTTGGTAAAAGTTAATTCTTCTTGGAACAGTGGGTGCAAGTTCAACATCACAAAAAAAAGCCGTTCTTGTGCAGTTGCTAAGTGTTTACAGTTATTAGCTGTACAATGTTCATGTGATAATTTAAGCTAATATATTATTCCTTTTTCATATCCATAGCAACAGTACTGCAAAAGTTACAAGGTCTgtttcaagtttaaaaagtctaaaatcTTTTTTTCATGTCTGTACATCCGAAGGTTTTGTTTTCAGGAGCCCCCCTGCTTTTAGTAGAGGCAATGCAGCATTGCCCACTTTCTCCAGGTAACGGGACAAGGGTATGGGCACATCACCGAAGGAAGAGCAACAACAACCCCATGCGGCTATGTCCCCCAGAGGTGCAGAGGGGCaggggggagaagggggaggaggggaaaggAGAGATGATGATCGAGTGGGACACTGAGTTAATACGGTTTCATGTATAGCAGAGGCGTGCTTGTATGGGGAGTGAGGAAAGTGCGGTAGATGTGATCCCTGTAGAGGGGGATAGTGATTCGAATTTGTGATAAGGGTTGGTTCCGAAGCGACAGTTGGTAAAGATGGTTGTGGAGATACAAAATATCTACCTGGGTTTAAATTGAAAAGCAACGAGCTGTGAGAGGAGTGTCCTCTGAATTGATGCCTCTTGTTTGGGCGGGTTTTGCCCATTTCTCGAGGTAAAGTGAAATAAAGTTCTTGGGTGGTGGTGCAGTGGTGAGGACTTGTGTATAAATTTGGAGGTCCAGGAAAGTCGAGCAGAAAAGTGTCAGAAGCAACAGAAGATGCAGATGAAGAAGGACGTGAGGAGTGTGGGTCTAAAATCGATCCCTTTGGGAGGATTGTGTCAGTCTGGTATCCTGAAGACGGGACAGGAGACAAGTACGAAGGGGAAGGGGCCATGTATTCAGATGTGGGGATCCTCCTGTATGACCAAGCTGAACTGCTGCCTGGTCTGAATGGATAGAGATGTATGGAAGCATCCTGGGATGGGATGAGAGGGTGTATAAGGGAGGATCTGGCGGGAAGGGGGGGCTCCTGAAGTCCTGTCAGAGGCTGGTCGCTGAGGCGCTGGAGTCGGGGAGGTAGGTTGTGACCACACGGTACCCCTGGGCGCGGCTGATCATGTCACGGATCTCTCCGTTCAGCTCCAGGAGTTTGGAGCAGATCAGGCTCAGGTCCTGACGAGACCCGACCAGAGCAATGGTCCCCGTCTGTCCCAGGGTCTGGTGTCGGAAATACACGTTCAGGAGGGTCTGCACCTCACTCTCTGAGCTGCCCCCAAACACACCGTTAGGCCACTGCCTCCTGCAAAACAAAGGATGAATTACATTTaactttaatgatttattattatattcaatTGCCAGAATTATATAATCACTAAATAAAGAAGCATCAAAgaataatatacagtatatttagtTAATGTATGAAATATAATAATTGAATccaatattttgtatttgtaatatttgttaACTTTGTTCCAATGAGTAAATATTGTGTTCCTTTTAAAAACGGAAAATATGTCCAAAATGCTATACTGAAAAATTCTTCATAATTCTAAcgttcaataaaaataaaataattgagtGCCTAAGTTTTATTAGTTTGATCTGATATATTAAAGGACATTTCATACATAATTATTTCTCCTCCCTTTTTGTCAATCTTGTGTTACCCACCTGCACTCTTGAATGTAGCGGACGGCTTTAGTAAACTCATGGTTCTTAAGGCACTCGAGGATGGCCTGCACAGCGGCCTCAGATGTGGGGAAGTTGGGCACGACCATGGCGGTGGAGCTACTATGAGCGTGAGACAGGAGTTTGTGCTCCAGGTCGCTGGCCACAGCTGCCTCTGCCGCCTGTAGGCTGCCCCTCAGCTCAGTCAGCTCCCGAGACATGTTCAACagctgccaaaaaaaaaggagGGAGGTTGGTGTAAACActaatcacattttgtttttggacataacacacactttaaaggagacatattatgcaaaattgatttgtatgaacatttaaccatgttataataactCTCcgtttttttaatgatttctgAATATTTGATTAATCCcatatttttattatcttaCATTTGAGGTTAGATTTCTCTGAAAAAAAGTTTTCACCTACCACCTATCCCCACTCACAGTTCTGTACTTGcaattgtatatataaaagacTAATGGTGATACACAGAGGTTGCAGAAATATTTCAAAGGGTGTTGCTGAGGGTGAAGGGCCTttcagttttgcagttttaaacagTAAGTCAATAGTCCATTTTAATTCTTAAagcgttttagatcaatattgatcAGAAATGAGCAGAATGTCTTCTTTGAACATTTCCTTTTTTAATGAAACTACAATATTTCAAAgtgttatttaattatattttttattatttaatgaattATTTTACTGACCTCGGGCACAGTGCTGATGGCGTGCACTTGACCGATGAGTGAACAGTACGACTGAAACAGTAGCAACAACTGAAAGTGCAGCTTGTACAGTCTCTGACAGAGTTCCAGTTGCTAAAAGAGAAGGAAATCGTCTTTCTATTTACATATGGcaacacaaaatatattacaaacATATAAATAGATCACATTATTTAACAAAGCACATTGCAtgcaaaagtattaaaacaagtttggaacttgttttattttaggtAGTTTATTATTGAAAGAATCTAGTAGAAGAGACTTACTGCAAGAGACTCCATTTGCTAGAGCGAGAGCGTGTTAGGGCATCAGAGTGAGGTGAGAGGAAGACACAGCatcaatcaaaaacatgcaaccAGTCAGTTCAGTCAACCCAAGGAATGAGCGTAAACCCAGTTATGTACATTCAGGAGGATTTTACCAggaatttttttaaagataatgtGCCCTTTCAAAAGCATGCAACTCTAAAATGTTAGAAAAAGTGAGAACAATCAGCACCAATAAGCATTTTGGATTTTAAAGATGGTTGTATGGTTCTGAACTCACTGGTACAAGCTATTTGATTTGATAGTAAGTTCACATTGTCTTAAGCATGTCCAAAAGAAAGAAATTTTTTGCCAATCCAGTAGTTATAGTTATTCAAAGTCTTTACACCCAGGTACCTCATACAACCATTCATTAAAAAGCCAATCCTTTATTCACTTTGGGATGTTTTTGCCCACACCTTCTCCTCTGAGTCTCCAGGCTGACAGGTGACTACACTGTCCCCAGGGCACCTGGGAAATGTGTCCCTACAGTTCCTCAACCACTGAAAATGAAACacaattattaaatattttgacAAATATGAGAggcattgttttaaattgtatatttataataatggCTATGAATATAAGCATAGCTTTACCGAAACTGCACATTCCTCTTTGGTGTTGTATGTATCCAAATACTCCTGTAGCTCCAGTGCACTAAACTTTATCTTTTCAAGAAGACCATAAGACATTATCTAGAAATAAAAATTGTCTATTAGCGTCATTTTAATTATTGCTGAGTATTTTATTGTATGCTCTTGAATATCATAGCTTTAATTACAGTGTCTGCATCAATGTAGATGGTGGGGCAGTCGGAGCAGGTGGTGAGCATTTGGGATGACCTGAGGAACTTGGACCCGATACCTCTGAGCCCCTCGCCCAGATATGTCGCTACATCCGTTGTCAAGGTGCAGAATTTCCCTTGGATGTTCTGTTAACAAGAAAATAATTAGAAATAGTTTAAACCGTTTTTGCATCAAAGCATTTTCTACAGCTTTTCCTATGCAGcatgtaaatgaaaataatttctCACAGTAGTTACTGTGCAGTGCAAATGCAATCATCTATTACGTATGGGCTACAAACATTTCTTTAGGAAATTAAACATTACCACTGGCATTTTATAAGATGATGTTGCTTCTTATAGCACAAATTGTACTCtgaaatattgtattttaaattagtTCTTCTTACAAATTTTTTACTTaaagtttagtttaaaattaaaaacattccCATAACTATCCTGTATACATTAGAGATTTAGCAGTTTCTTTTCTTGGTCTAACCTTAAAGAGAGATGAGAAGACTTGAAAAGTGTAGACAGCACAGGACCCATCTGAGTCTGTGACGAGCTGGTTAATGTGGCAGCGCCAGGCCTCCTCGGCGTCGTCACACACGGTGGGCTGGAATGCTGCCAGGATCGCAGAGAAGAatggagacggaggaggagggaagccCAGATCCTCCAGGTCGTCCAC from Periophthalmus magnuspinnatus isolate fPerMag1 chromosome 14, fPerMag1.2.pri, whole genome shotgun sequence encodes the following:
- the zar1l gene encoding ZAR1-like protein, which gives rise to MEGFISTFPPFGFCGVPSPSSAWGKREGRLITPHGLNYLELCKALLSQASPPVHPQHKNANTKDCGVQVNAKVHKLIQCSLGPKTLFCEDTEGPLSPRPFRSPDVLLADGSPHLRFLRPMSIYSPMFDRRLFLKQLNGGGDRELDTTELEGSVTEDHSEPDMRLHLASKGPSLQFLEQKYGFFHCKKCNVRWESAYVWCISGTSKVYFKQLCRKCQVGFNPYRVESILCKGCAQTSCICERKQRHINMKRPHRQDLCCRCKGMRLSCDATYSFKYIV